From the Diospyros lotus cultivar Yz01 chromosome 13, ASM1463336v1, whole genome shotgun sequence genome, one window contains:
- the LOC127789014 gene encoding laccase-7-like: MARSVFLLASILALLLASSSGVSAAVVEHYLHIENTVVERLCHKQVITVGNGSIPGPEMAVREGDTLVVHVVNKSPYDITIHWHGVFQLFSAWADGTEYTTQCPIRPGNTYTHKFKVTKQEGTLFWHAHVKWLRATVYGAIIIRPRFGLPYPFFPKPYAEYPIVLGEWWNANILDVEDESLATGGASNISDAYTINGQPGDLYPCSSAGTYKLKVVRGKTYLLRIINAALNNHLFFKIADHKMKVVNIDASYTTPMVTDVVTISPGQTVDVLVTANQPPSSYYMAARPYISTEDLAFDNTTTTAIFMYENASPSEPKMPVLPDFRDTTTAHKFYSSLTSLVGGPHWTPVPLRVDESMFISTGLGLLPCGANATCAGILGQRMAATMNNVSFVFPSKLSMLEAFYHNVSGVYTTDFPDQPPKAFDYTNPNNQLNTSIVMTAQSTKVKKLRFNSVVQMVLQNTVLLGVDNHPIHLHGFDLYVLAQGFGNYDPAKDTKNFNLINPQVRNTIGVPVGGWAVVRFRANNPGIWLMHCHLDVHVPWGQSMAFEVENGPTPFTKLPPPPADLPKC; encoded by the exons aTGGCTCGCTCTGTGTTCTTGCTGGCCTCCATTTTAGCTCTTCTTCTAGCTTCTTCATCGGGTGTCTCTGCCGCAGTCGTCGAGCATTACCTTCAT ATAGAAAACACAGTCGTGGAGCGTCTATGCCACAAGCAGGTGATTACTGTCGGAAATGGAAGCATCCCCGGGCCCGAGATGGCAGTTCGTGAGGGCGACACATTAGTCGTTCATGTCGTTAATAAGTCTCCCTACGACATTACCATTCACTG GCACGGAGTTTTTCAATTATTCAGTGCTTGGGCAGATGGAACTGAATACACAACCCAATGTCCAATACGACCTGGAAACACTTACACACACAAATTCAAAGTCACCAAGCAAGAAGGAACCCTTTTCTGGCATGCTCACGTTAAGTGGCTTCGAGCAACCGTGTATGGCGCCATAATCATTCGGCCAAGATTCGGCCTTCCATACCCATTTTTCCCAAAACCATACGCAGAATACCCAATTGTTCTAGGAGAGTGGTGGAACGCCAATATCCTGGACGTGGAGGATGAAAGCCTCGCCACCGGCGGCGCAAGCAACATTTCCGATGCTTACACCATCAATGGCCAGCCCGGCGATCTCTACCCATGCTCTTCTGCTg GGACATATAAATTGAAAGTGGTTCGAGGCAAAACGTACCTGCTCCGCATTATCAACGCTGCACTCAATAATCATCTCTTCTTCAAGATCGCCGACCACAAAATGAAAGTGGTCAACATCGACGCCTCGTATACCACCCCAATGGTCACCGATGTCGTCACCATTTCCCCCGGCCAAACGGTGGACGTTCTTGTCACCGCCAACCAGCCGCCGTCATCTTACTACATGGCAGCTCGTCCCTATATTAGTACAGAAGATCTAGCCTTTGACAACACGACCACTACAGCTATCTTCATGTATGAGAATGCCAGCCCATCCGAGCCCAAAATGCCGGTCTTGCCGGACTTCCGCGACACCACGACGGCGCACAAGTTCTATTCTAGCTTGACGAGCCTTGTCGGCGGGCCTCACTGGACGCCCGTGCCCCTTAGAGTCGACGAGTCGATGTTTATATCCACTGGTTTGGGGCTGCTGCCATGCGGCGCCAACGCCACCTGCGCCGGAATCCTCGGCCAGCGGATGGCAGCCACCATGAACAATGTCTCCTTCGTCTTCCCCAGCAAGCTATCCATGTTGGAAGCGTTCTACCACAATGTTAGTGGAGTTTACACGACAGATTTTCCCGACCAGCCGCCGAAGGCGTTCGACTACACGAATCCGAATAACCAGTTGAACACTTCCATTGTAATGACAGCGCAGTCGACTAAAGTGAAAAAGCTGAGATTCAATTCGGTGGTTCAGATGGTGTTGCAGAACACGGTGTTGCTGGGCGTAGACAACCACCCAATTCACTTGCATGGGTTCGACTTGTATGTACTGGCTCAAGGCTTTGGCAACTACGACCCGGCGAAGGATACCAAAAATTTCAATCTTATCAACCCGCAAGTGAGGAACACCATTGGCGTGCCGGTCGGAGGATGGGCCGTGGTCCGGTTTCGAGCAAACAATCCAG GCATATGGCTGATGCATTGTCACTTGGACGTGCATGTGCCATGGGGCCAGTCCATGGCTTTCGAGGTTGAGAATGGGCCGACGCCATTTACCAAGTTGCCTCCGCCTCCAGCAGATCTACCAAAATGTTAA